TTTCACCAAGTTAACGCTGAGTGGAAAAACAACAGTCACTGCAATGCCTTTGGTACTGATTCAACTCAAGAAGGATCCTAGAGCCTTTTCCTTTCAAAGAGATGATCATCTGGCAGGCTTTTTCAGCATCTTTCTAATTACCCACATTTTGCTTTATATGCCTCTCAGTGCGAGACTCCATTGAAAAGAACTGGAAAACTGGCAATTTTGCAGTTGGCAGGTCCCTTTTATTTGACTATAGATCCTTACAGAAAAGATTGATGTAACCTGTGTTTTATAGAAgctcaacacatacagtaacattacattatattttgcAGCTTCACCTTTTCCAGTGctacctttttttcttctgctttctAGACTTCTGCTATGTGTGAGGTACCTGTAAGTGAAAGGGTTTCTGTCTCTATTGTTTGCAGCTCTGATACTAATGTGGCACTTGGTAAATACTAATGAGGTCTTTAACGATAAAAACAGTCTCATTAGGGAGAATAGGCCTTAGCTCTACAGCCTCTAGACTGACAGTTCTTTATATGAAGAGAAATTATCTCCACTAGAGGGTGGCTTAGGGACATTCTATAGAGAGGATAAGGAAAGGCATTCACAGTAGGTTGCGAGAGAGGAATAAAATGCAGCTGCTTTTTATTTGGTTTCTCTATAAGTATTTAGAGATACAAGATAAGCAGTCTAGTCTTGTTATAAGGTCAAAGCTTTTGGTTGGAGATCAGTCTCGTGGTGAGACTTATCTTTTGGTTAATTTAGTTCTAGAGACAGCAGCAAAGTAAGTCATTGCCCGTCAACTAAGGATGTTTCCCATCATTTAGGAAAGAGGTTAAAAAGTGACCCCAGGGAACCAGTACCCTATTGAGAAAAAATAGGTCACCGGTCACCGGTAGACAGAACAAGATCAGCTAATGGTTCAGGCTCAAGGACATCTGTTAAGAATAAGGGGGAAATGAAGAGGTCagtattttacatactgtaattgggAGAGGGTCAGATTTATTACATCTGGTCCAGTCTCAAGCTCTGCCTTTGAGATTTCCCAAAGTTTGGGTGGTTCATTTGTATAGGTACTCATGCTGTGCTACCTGTAAGGGAGCCCCTAGAAATATACGAATGTGATAGAATATTCAATCAGAACTAATCTTCCTATCAACATTCATGTTAACATctgaaactactgtatgctgttttcAACAACATTATAGCATAAATTCAAACATTTAAGATACTATCCCTTCTAAAATGACTAGCACAAATCATCAGTAGAGGTTTTCTtgttatcttgtttttttattatgacaCTTAAAAACTATATAATGTAAGAAAATTATATGAATTGGTTTCACTCTATTGGCTTACTCTGTTACCCTCCCCACAGATAGCTGTACTGGTGTATTGGTGCATTTTGGCTACCGTCTCATCAACCAGGCGGGTGTTACACATTTGTGGTGGTGAAGGGTGAAGacttcccattacctgtaaagtgctttgagtggagtgtccagaaacgcTTTATGCAGATGTAAGGATTAAATATTATAAGGAAAGGCAGCACTGTTGAAAGTGTTCCAACTGTTGTATAACGGAAATTGTTCCAACTATTGTAAGTGATTATTGAAGTGTCTTTCAGTTCTCAGGAGCTTCAAAGCAAGGAGATGTTCGCTTGAGATGTAGGAGTAAGAGATTCAATGATCAAAGCAATCATAAAGTATACCTTGATTTACCTCAGTTAAGTTCGGGGTAAGTATACCTTGATTTACCTCAGTTAATTTCGGGGTAATTGATTACATGGCAATTAACCATCCAGGAAGACAGCATAAACCAGGTAGATAACAAAAAAGACGAGAAAGAGACATGGGAAGACACACAAAACCAGAATGCGAGAGGTTCTTGTCTTGATCATCCAGATAGACCAGATTGGAGCTacgtatttgaaccttgttaaccTTGCTGTTCTACAGTTCTTAGGGAACTCAAAATACATGTGtaaagaatccctcagtaaaAAATGTCCTATCCTGGTTATTGGATGCATTTTTGGAataaggacatactgtaggtttgcaTTCATTTTGTAGCTTATTAAGCCAAAAACATTTAGGCATAAAAAGGCAATACACAAAAGAAAAAGCCAGATTTTGTATTACAATGAAAAGCAAAGAGTCAAACATTTCattgaaattatattttacagcCTGTTacaaaacatctttatttttgcatgtatatttaaaatgttacagaaaGTAAACAGGCTATTAAGTATTTTCTTCCATATTTACCACAATGTTTTGAGAAGGTAAATCAAacaattttctctcttctctctctcaaaCACTTATGGCTACATTTGGCAttgaacacaaaacacaaaaacacaaaacacaaaagcagaGCCATAGAAAACTGTTTAGGACTTGAGTTGCGAAAACATTAGCTCCATCCACAACAGGGGCATCTAACCACATAAAGGTGTAATCTTGGTTTAATATTTAGGTGGGAGGTATCAAGTTTAAGTGGCGATAAGGTGCCACGATAAGGTGGTATTGAACCATTAAAAACAAAGTCATAAGCAAAATAACCCAtacaatataaaagaaaatatggGAATTTGTGAAGGAACATAATGCATGCAAGTAAGTGTCAAGCTGGAGAAGAACTTGGATGAAGGTTGTGTTTGCTATCAGGAGTTAGCAGCAAGTGACAAGATAAataatggttacaaatgagaggaggctttTGGGCCCACCTACTGTAGCTACAAAACTGAGGACAGATACCAGTTGAGAGAGAAGACTAGTACAAGACTTTATTAATGGATACTCGGTACTGGAAGAGTTTTTAGTATAACTCCAAATAACTCCAAAATTAGGCTTTTGTTCCCTGTTAAGTTCGGTCTGTGTGTCTTCGCTGTAAAGGAATACAACCCTTCCAGGGTTTAAAAAGCCTCCATTGTATCAGAACACGTTTTTCATTCTACAGGATGAACAGACAATACTAGATTTGAGTGCAAACAAGGACAGTTATAAATTGCAAACTAGCAACAGAACTGAGAGCAAACTCATTTAAAACTTGTGTTCTTTCCTTAATATAACTGTTACAGAAATGCTGAAACTGCCTGTTTTTCACAAAtcctgaaaagtttttttcagactgtagatcTGTTCGGAATTGCACTTGTATCTATGCACGTCAAAATATTAAACtattaattgaaaatatttgttttaattttaaacaaccTACAAGGACATTAGAATCATGTGGAAACCAGTACACATTGGTCTATTGCAGTGTACTGTTTTTTATTGAAAGTAAAATTAAGTATGAGCTAAGCAGTGGTGGTAAACATTTTATGTAGATGGCCTACACTTTCTGGAAAGGGAACTTGTCACAGAGAAAGAAGAAATACAAGCAGCGTTCTTTGAACAGTTTGGTATAGCTTGAGAAtgtaattttagattttttttgttttactaatatggctactgtacatgtcaaatGCTCCATTGAACATAGcttcagaaaacaaatctgttgGCTGACTGCCaagaaatgaaagattaatCTTTGGAAAAGACTAAAAATCAGATATTTTAAGTACAGTAGGTTCCTCCAACTcaaacacattatttttaatgcctttaatAGATTATGCTGTGTTGTGTACCATGACAATCAActtcaatatattttaattgttttagtgCGAAAGTTATTGAGAATTATGACTAAtatttaaagcagaaaaaaaaaacacaaagtgggATCACTTTTTTagagcacataaaaaaaaagatacgaAGCAATCACTTGTCTGAATAACACTAGTGTTGTAACACAATTTGAACCTTAAAGGCTTGTTCATCAATATGTACGGATGAACTACTGTTTAGGATAGAGTTTCTTCTGTAATCCAGTTTGAAACTGTTATATAACATGACCTACACCAGCAGACCACACAGGTTTTCTCTTTTCCAgtatattctaaaaataaacGTAAAATgatgtgaaaaacagaaattctaAATGTGTCACTACTGTGCCACATTCAAAACATAATTAGATATGGTTTTCTGTTTTCCAGTATATTCTGACAAATGAAGTACCACCACcacattccaaaaaaaaaagaatttgaaagaaatgaaaaggttAATGCCCCTCATTGACTGATAATATGCTTTCAGAACAGAGCCTCTCAGTTTCAGCGCTTCTCTCCTGAAAACGGGCGCACCAGGGGATTCTGGCCATGAGGGGCTTGTGGAGTCCATTATACAGAGCTGCCCCTGTGAGGAGGATAATAAATCCCAGGACCTGAAGCCCATGGAAGTGCTCCCAGCCCACAGCCAGACTCACAACCCAGATAACAATAGTCCGCAGGCTGTCAAGTACCATGCGAGTGGTAGCGCTAATTTCCTTGGTGACGCTGATCCCTGCAAAGTTGAAGAAGGCAATACTAACAATGTTCCCAATGATGGCCAGGACAATTAGTGGCTGGTTGCCCATCTGGCAAAATGCATCCAGTGCATCTTCCAGGACCTGCCTGGGGTTGTCGCCGAAGTTGCCCACAGGGATGAAGTACATGGGGATCAGCAAGAGAGAAAGGACAACAAACCCAAAGAAACCTGAGAAGTAAGGAGAGGGACTTCAGTGTATCTGGTTGTCTAACTAGTTGTAATATGCTGAATAACACAGCATCATATCAATCAGTACCTTCCCCACAGACAGCTACTTTTCTCTTGTGAATTGATAGAACACAGAgtttgcttcatttttttttgctttattccTTCATCCTGTTTCTTTTATTcctgtatattttctttatctGGCAGCTCCCTGAATCTGAGAGAATCCTTCACAAGGATAACTGTCCCTTTTTCCCTTAACATGGATGATGTCAGAGGGTTTTAGgacttcattattttattatacatgTCCGTACCctgaaattaatataaaatgccTAGCACAAATCCTTTAAATTGTAATGTACTTTACTTGAACTCTAAAACTTTACTTACATTGCATTATGTGCACTTTTTGTACATCACAATAAGAAATTGCCTCAGATGGGTAATGTATATTTCTGTcagtaatacatttttagaCCATTCTTGAGTGTAAAAGTGCTTAAGGATCTTTTgtgataaaacatttaataaaaacacaagattTGTATTGATCCGAATGACTTTTGAACTAATTCAAATAAATCAATGGTTTCCTACTATGTTTTATAAAAGCTTCTGATTATTTACTGATAATAAGTGCATATCTAGCTATCTGGCAGGGGTTTAATTCCTGGTAAGATTGAACAGTGTGAAGAACTCTGGAATATATACCTTTTAAGTGAATTCTAAAACAACCATAAAAAGCTTTTGCATTTGACAAAAATCATTGGTGCTTCCATGCTTTCATTCAAGCACTATACACTTTCTTTCCACTAACTCGACTAGCGAAAGGGAGCAGTACCTTCTGTGCCAACAGCCCGGAGTGGGTGGACGTCGTGCTTGTAAACAAACTTCTCCTCCAGTACCATCTGCACAGAGACTATGATCTGCGCCATGATAATAAGGAGGTCACCTGCAGACCAGAATTAAAGATCAAAAACATGACAAAAGCTAGAACCTAGCAAGGAAAACAACTCTGGGAGACAGAATCTGTCCTTAAAGGACTTTACCAAAAAACTTTACCAAAACCAACTCTGAATTGGTCTTGAACTGGGACTAATTACACGCACAGTGTGATTTTATGTTGGTGGATGCTGATTTAAAGtttatgatttaaaatgtatgttcTAAGAATTAAGTAAGCAAACTTTCTGGGGCACTATTTCATGGGAAGACAGAACTTTTGAGCAGTGTCCTTGTACCTGTAATGACTTCACTGAGCTTGTGACTTTCATCCTTTTCTCCACTGACAAAGTCCGCCAGACCCACCACAACCAGGCCCGCGATGGTGACAACGATGCCGATCCACTGGCTGGCCAATAGCTTGCGGCCCAGGAACGCTACTGACAGCAGCCCGGTGAAGATGATCACTGCTCCTCGCAGCATCTGGAAGCTGGAGGCACTGGTCATGTTGAGCGCTAGGAATATAAACGTTGCATGATAAGACCAACGATGGGAACAAACACATCACACTAGAAGAATTATAACAACCACTAATGCCACCatatcagatatacagtatctgaatgATAACATGATGCATTAATGATAAcatgatgcattaaaaatacagaaaaaaacacagaataaattATTGTATGACATGGGAGTGACAAattagtgcagtggttagcttttTGCTATCTCACAGAGCTGAGCAGAGCAGAATTTactgtcatatgcacaagtgcaatgaaatgcttatttgcatgtatgctcctaTACAAAGAcatcaaggaaacaaaaacaaaaacatagaaCAGTGGCAGCAACAATAACAACTTAAGTAacatcttagaaaaaaaaaaacatcattgtgagccagtggtaggggtagagttcagtaatctgacagcttgaGGGAAGAAGCTGTCTCTGAGTCTAGACGTTCATGCCTTTATGCTCCAATAAtgcttaccagagggaaggggggagaaaagTGAGGAACCAGGATGACTGGTGTCCTTAACGATACGCTGAAGACCTGGGTTTAATTACCGGGCTgctatcagtgtggagtttttaagttctccctgtgtttgcatgggtttcttctGAATACTTTTCTCCAGTTTTCTCACATAGTCCAAGGACATACttctaggttaattggctcctagGATAACTGGCCCTGGAGGGAGTGTGTACGTACTTGTGCCCTGAGATGAACTAGTGTCCTATTCAGGTTGTGctctgccttgcgcctgttgctctGGGTCTAAGGTAACCCCGTATTGGACTTAGTGGTTACAGTACGGATGGATAGAATACATGGCAGACTGCAGTCTAAAGAAACCAGCCAAGGGTGAGTGCAGTGACAGTGAGCAGCCAGTAGAGGCCATAGTTGAGAGAGTAAAGCACCAAGAAATGAGCGAGTTTAGACACAGGTGGTAGGCATGAGGAAGTTGAAATGAGGGAGGTTATCAGGCTCATGCTAACTAGTCACTACTGGAtggaaaaaaaggaatgtgTAAGATTTTTATAAACAAAGCCACAGAGGTCTAGTATCCTGTGTCTtcacaataataattaaaaatcatgTAATTTCTATAGAACTTTTAATCTCAATAAAATCCCAGAGTGTGTGACCTCCTTATAaaattgcatttgaaattcaatttcaatttcagttgTTCAGCCTAAATCCCAGAAGTGGAACAGAAATATGATTTATACAAGCATCTCAGCTGACTAAAGGAACCACAATTTGGCTGTAGGGGTGAGGCTGTTGGAACCCTGTGTTGAGCATGCTTTAGGAAGATGCAGATTTAAAACTTACCAACATACATGATGGAGGTGGCTGTCATGTCACACATTGCAGGCGGGAAAAAAAGGAGGGGGTTAAAGGACTGGTTAGCATTCATCCTTGGTTCGGGGCTCCGTCTGTCGTGACAGACAAGGATGTAGAACAGCGCTAGGCAACTGAGCTCACCCAGAAACATGCCAACAGCCTGTAGGAAACAAGACAAATTTGTACGAATGCTGGACTGAAAAAGATCTTTAACAACACTAAGCCTGCCTACATTCTGGAAATCATTTGGTATAAGGTAGTTTACCCACTTTTCCTAAAATACATGGGtcagatctacagtacatgaaggcaAAATCTTTTCTCTAAGGGGTCTGCTCTTTTAGAAAGAATGATTGATTTACAAAAGCAAATTGCTGGACTGTAATTATGAGAATGAATAATTATATGTATTGTAATTATGAATACATGAGTATTAATCATGAGAATCTCATATACTTACATTTAGAAGATATaatgaataaacattttatcttGACACTGCAagttttaataattaatgactGTGGGGTCCTGAaattgaccctgaattggatgatggagtttgaaaatggatggatgggtggataACTGCACAAATGCTGTATATCGTTAGGTTGGAAGAATCAATACCCAAGTCAATATTTCACCTTTAGGCAATCTGTGTGCAAACTGTCTCgtcaataacaaaataaacagtagGTCAATTATTCTCAAGAGGGCTTGAAAGGTCAACGACCCCTCAGATTTTTAAATGACTCTGAAAGCTCTGAATGTAATCTGCAGCGGCTGCAGTGTCTTCGAGTCTAATATATGGACATGCACTTCCAATCAATCTCTAGTTCAGTAGTAAAGATGCTGAAGTCATTTTTCCAATCTAAGCAAAGGTACCTGCAGGAAGGGATGTGAGAACGTGTGCTTTGGGGATCCACCACATCCCTGAGCTGAGAAGGTGTCTGCCCATCTAGGTAAAACAGAGACAAGCATTAGGTGTTACAAATGAGGTCTGGAAAGACTAGAAATCAAAAGTGTAGAATAAAAGGCAAAATTGAAAATGACAATGTTTCTTAAACCTGCTACAATTTAACCCGAGGCTACAGCATGAACTGTTCATGGCTGTGGAATGTGGAATATGGCTTAGGGGAAAATGATGGGGACAAATATCCAGTTAGTGGGTATATGTTTTTCAAGACGCCAGTTAGAATGGAAGGAGTGGTCGTGTGGGGACTATAGATATATCTCAAAATTAACCTTCAAGCTAGAGAGCTGATGCAAAGAGGGCTGATTAAAATTTTCATGGGTTAAACCACAAAAGCAATTAGAAATTCTAGGGTTTTAATACTTGTTTTATGCAACAAATGAcctaataaaaacacaaatttctTACTATATGATGAGATCAGGCAGTTAGGCAGCAAAGGTTATATTATATTACAAGGAGATTGTAACTTTCCACAGATAAACCAGGACACTATCATGGAGaataaagaaactgaaaatgacATGATTAAAATGGTTAGACATTGTTTCTAAACTCACTTTATAACGGCTCAAACAACGGCAGATTCTCTtattgattaaatcttttcaaacAGGATACAATTAAAGGAACAATTAAAAGAAGAAGTATATTGTAATCATAATATATCTTGTGATAAGTGTGTGATGACCTTAAACCTTGCGTGTAAAATGATGGCTTGAATTTTTATAAAAATTGACAAAGACGAAATGAGGCAGAACATACAGGTACCAAAGCGAACTGTAAACTGATGGACACAAGATGAGTcacacttaaaaataaataatgttaaatTAAGATTTCAACTATTAagtaaaatgggcacagtagcCACAAACACAGAATTGCATATGGGGACAAAACTTGAACCAAGAAACTATAAATCAATCAGTCTTATTTCTGTTACTGGAAAATTACAGAAATTTCTGTGTGTTACAGAAAGTATCTTGAAAACGAAATTAGAATCATTTATACAATGGCATTTTAAAGCCAGCCAACATGTATTTAGAAAgggaattacatttttttctagcAAAGCTTTCTGTGAAATCTTAAGCGACATAAGTTCTAACTGGGTAGATGTAAGTAGTGGTTTTCTGCAAAGATCTTTATTAAGCCCTTTACTTTTTCGTAATCAATATCAATTATATAGATTCTCGTATAAACTAAAATAGTTAAATTTATAGATGATACCATTACAAATAGGGGGCTACGGAAACAGAGAAAATCAGAAATGACAGAGTGGGTTAATcaataagtaaattaaatagTCATAATCCCCAATTTGGAAATGATTTTGCCTAGAATACACCTTGGTGTTTGGTATAATCGGAGGCACCTAAGTTccttgttctctggcacagctttggtggaAAAAAAATCGGGCACACTGTATTAAACATATTTCTTACCAATGACAATACACACCCTAAACTACACACAGCATAAACAACATACAACATACCGGTTACGCTATTTATACGTTTACACGCATAGTGTCGAAGAAGCCTATGTCCCAAAATCCCAAACTGCTACCAAGCATTCAAACTCTTATATAGTGTCTACAATGCCAAAATAAGAGAATGCTGCCTACCAAGCTGAACAAAATTTGACCTAcaattaaatctctctctctgcaaacccagatgctacaaaataaaatggaccCAGAAGAGGTCATTTTTAACTGATggatttttttacacagcaaATCAAAGTTCCCTAACAACAATAGAATGACAAGCTCTCTACTGCCCTATGCGAAGAGAAGACAAAGTACCGAGGTAAAAACACCTGAGTGATTGAAGTTCATCCCAAGGATAGGGTCAAGATATCAAACAAACACTTCTGGATCCATTAATTGATCTTCCAGTCATTAAGAAACAAAGAACACAAATCATTCAGTACAAAAATATCATCTGTAAACTGGTAAATGCACTTTAGTTTTTCATATTGGTTACAATGATTTATTTGTGCATTATAGTAAATACAATAAAGTAACAAAATGATGATGCACCTCATATTAAATCTGCAGTTATTACTAGATATGTATAAtaataagaaatacatttaatataaaaatctcattttaaataaaactattttgatCAATATCACTGTTTATTCTTATATATACACATGTAGATATATATCcatatgtgtatatactgtatatgtaacaaATATGCATCTATAAATAAAAGGTAGGTCATTATAGCTTATCTTAAGGAAAAGATTCTTAAAGAATACATATAAGAACTGTAAAAGAAAGCACTACTGAAACTTGATGCTAGCTTTTTGAAACCTCTGCAGCTTTCTGTTGTACTTTGGCCTGTCATTTTGTGACTTGATACTCAGAGATCTGGCAGACCACAGACACTCTCTTGAAGGTAAAATTAAACAAGATATTACTCTAACTTTTGTTTTATGTAACATATGTAAGTACTTATGTAAGTTAAGAAGTACATATGATACAGATGTTAATAATATCAAACGTTCTCTCTCAGGTTGTAGGTTTACATGGAGATCAAAATATCATCTTCAGGTAAATTAAGATAAGCACACAGAAAATAAGTTGTACTTGCAAAACACCATCAGGTGAACTActcataaaatatgtaaattgcCAATGGCTTCTGCAAAGCATATTAACATGTATTCCAGAGGCGTTTTCTTTAACTATTAAATGTATTATCAAAGTTTTGCCACTattgtaaatgtaatttaaatgtatatatgaACAGAATTAAGTAAAGGAGAACAGAAAAATCCCTTGCTTGCTGAACAGACAAGTGAAACTTCTCAAGTTACCTTGGAGATGACTAGCAGAATTAAATtttgctgaacttttttttcttaaaaatcttGTGAGAATGAATCAATGGGGTTCAGCAGACTAAAATCGCTGATATAGCACGCACAGAATGGTCAGTGTGGGCTCATAAACACAGATTTAAGACGGATTACGTAACACAGATGTACAGAGTATAACAGCACGAACGGAACGCAAAATTAATCAAAGTTCTATGCCTTTActtattcagaaaataaataatctgGATAACACTAATGAAATAACAAAAATTGGCGACATGTCCTGAAGAGATCAAGGTTTCAAGTTTGCAATGGTTATTAACTACGTGCCTTtacaaatatgtaaaatatacaattgtaGCTAACTGCTTACTAGATATCTGGTTTTCTTAATCAGTCACCTCCACACATTCATGCCATAATTATTAAAGGTTCTAGTCAATTACTTCACAGTTTAAAAAGTAATCAATAAGTCAGACACTGCACTTACTCGTAAGCTGGTGTTTTGCTTTCTTATTGAGACAATAAAAATACGAACAGCAATTAACATAACGTACTGTAGTGTAAATATGCAACCGCtacaaaacagtaaaatcaGGAAAGGTAAGTAATCTGATTTCAGTTTTCCTAAACGTGTCTTGACACTATCAGTCGTAAAACAAGCCCTAATCACTTACTTTGCAGATAATGTGTTGATTGAGCCGGTGATAAGCATCATTGCGGCTAGTAAGAGCTGGTATTTCGTCCAGGCCATGCTGGAAGGGAGAGTATTTCGAGACGAATGCAGAAATACGGCCGGTTTTGGTTCTGTTCAGTTCAGCTCAGCTCAGATCCGCTTCTGTAGGCAGTTGATTTCAACTGCTTTTAGGACCTGCAGTTTCTTCATTTCTTCCTGTGATATCACATGACTATCCTATATTGTCAGCTGACTGCACACACGAGAGTTCATATATCTTGCAGGAAATAGATAAGGCTGAATGTCTGGTTTGTGAGACTCATCTGCAGTGAAATGCGAGTCTTATTCAAAAAGTTGTACAGTCAGTAATATGTTTGTCAGATATTTGTCATGCGAAATGTTATATGAATTTAGATGTAATGATTATTTGCAGTTTACTATAATAAGCTGTCTAGTATTAGCTAGGAAAATACGTTAACCAATTTTAATGAATGCAATAACTGAAGTGGCAATGATTTCTACGGAGCGTGTCAGATGTCCCTAGTTACAAGTCACGTGTCAACTAAAATTACATGTTATTTTTCGTGACGATTTATCCATTATTTGTAACCTCCTTTTCGTGAATTTGCTTCTCCACGATTCCATTAATCGAGCGTTGGCAAACgaaaattttgtttttccagaaaATTAAATCGGaattaagtaaaacaaatactgtatgtaaatgaaGGCGTAACGTCTGCcaaaacttttattttgcaaACATTCAGCGATAAGTATCAGGGCTTAAGGGAAACCATAAAACAGCGAGAAGAAAAGCAACAGGCATTTAGGAAAATATGTGCAGTACTTCTTCAAAAAGCCATCTTTgcattttatgtaaaaacacTGTTATCCTTCCTGGGGAAGAAAGAGATCAGTGCTGTTCAGTCCATCCCTCATCCTGCAAGAGGGTTTTG
This genomic window from Lepisosteus oculatus isolate fLepOcu1 chromosome 2, fLepOcu1.hap2, whole genome shotgun sequence contains:
- the slc35f6 gene encoding solute carrier family 35 member F6 gives rise to the protein MAWTKYQLLLAAMMLITGSINTLSAKWADTFSAQGCGGSPKHTFSHPFLQAVGMFLGELSCLALFYILVCHDRRSPEPRMNANQSFNPLLFFPPAMCDMTATSIMYVALNMTSASSFQMLRGAVIIFTGLLSVAFLGRKLLASQWIGIVVTIAGLVVVGLADFVSGEKDESHKLSEVITGDLLIIMAQIIVSVQMVLEEKFVYKHDVHPLRAVGTEGFFGFVVLSLLLIPMYFIPVGNFGDNPRQVLEDALDAFCQMGNQPLIVLAIIGNIVSIAFFNFAGISVTKEISATTRMVLDSLRTIVIWVVSLAVGWEHFHGLQVLGFIILLTGAALYNGLHKPLMARIPWCARFQERSAETERLCSESILSVNEGH